A window from Synechococcales cyanobacterium T60_A2020_003 encodes these proteins:
- the hpnH gene encoding adenosyl-hopene transferase HpnH, translating into MGIHLQQALAVGQYLVTQRLKGRKRYPLVLMLEPLFRCNLACSGCGKIQHPTEILKQNLSPEECFAAVDECKAPVVSIPGGEPLLHPQIDEIVRGLVERRKFVYLCTNGILLEKSLHKFSPSPYLTFSVHLDGLKELHDQCVDRKGVFDTAISAIRAAKAQGFRVTTNTTVFEGTNPKDIQDLFDYLTELEVDGMMVSPGYSYEWAPDQEHFLKRDQTKALFREIFAPFQAGQKNWSFNHNPLFIDFLTGQKDYDCTPWGSPSYSVLGWQKPCYLLNEGHYKTFQELLDNTDWDQYGHRSGNPKCADCMVHCGYEPTAAEDALQPKNMMRSLGGVLGTAR; encoded by the coding sequence ATGGGAATTCACCTTCAACAAGCTCTAGCCGTCGGACAATACCTAGTTACACAGCGCCTTAAGGGGCGTAAGCGCTATCCCCTGGTACTCATGCTGGAACCGCTGTTCCGCTGCAATCTGGCCTGCTCTGGCTGTGGTAAAATTCAGCATCCGACTGAGATCCTGAAGCAGAACCTATCGCCGGAAGAGTGTTTTGCGGCAGTGGATGAGTGTAAGGCTCCCGTAGTATCCATTCCCGGTGGCGAACCGCTGCTGCACCCCCAGATTGATGAAATTGTGCGGGGATTGGTCGAGCGGCGCAAGTTCGTTTATCTCTGCACCAACGGCATTCTACTGGAAAAAAGTTTGCATAAGTTTTCGCCTTCGCCCTATCTCACCTTCAGCGTGCATTTAGACGGACTGAAAGAGCTTCACGATCAGTGCGTCGATCGCAAGGGCGTATTTGATACCGCGATCAGTGCGATTCGAGCGGCCAAAGCTCAAGGATTTCGGGTCACAACCAATACCACTGTTTTTGAGGGCACTAACCCCAAAGATATCCAAGACCTGTTTGACTACCTCACAGAACTGGAGGTAGACGGCATGATGGTTTCCCCAGGCTACAGCTACGAATGGGCACCGGATCAAGAGCATTTCCTGAAGCGGGATCAAACGAAGGCTCTATTCCGAGAAATTTTCGCGCCGTTCCAAGCAGGGCAAAAAAACTGGTCGTTTAATCACAATCCCCTGTTTATCGATTTCCTGACCGGGCAGAAAGATTACGACTGTACGCCTTGGGGAAGTCCTAGCTACAGCGTTCTAGGCTGGCAGAAACCCTGTTATTTGCTCAATGAAGGCCATTACAAGACCTTCCAGGAACTCCTTGACAACACCGACTGGGATCAGTACGGGCACCGCAGCGGCAACCCCAAATGTGCAGACTGTATGGTGCATTGTGGCTATGAACCCACGGCCGCCGAAGATGCACTTCAACCCAAGAACATGATGCGATCGCTTGGTGGTGTGCTGGGTACAGCCCGTTAA
- a CDS encoding XisI protein, whose product MDKLTEYPTLIKRILTEYVELSNRHPNSDIETFLIVDEAKAHYIWMNLGWQHGERITGMTVYVRIREGKFWIEEDWTEEGIATALIHEGVPKEDIMLAFHEPKMRQYTDFAVAS is encoded by the coding sequence ATGGATAAATTAACGGAGTATCCAACGTTAATCAAGCGCATTTTGACTGAGTATGTAGAACTGAGTAACCGTCATCCCAACTCAGATATTGAAACGTTTTTAATTGTGGATGAGGCCAAAGCTCATTATATTTGGATGAACCTGGGTTGGCAGCATGGCGAACGCATAACTGGGATGACAGTTTATGTTCGGATTCGAGAGGGTAAGTTCTGGATTGAAGAGGATTGGACTGAAGAGGGTATCGCCACTGCTCTCATTCATGAGGGAGTTCCCAAAGAAGACATCATGTTAGCATTCCATGAACCCAAGATGAGGCAGTATACAGATTTTGCTGTAGCGTCGTAA
- a CDS encoding XisH family protein, with amino-acid sequence MPRLDIIHNAVKNALIEDNWLITDNPYVIQYRRTVLCADLGAERPIAVERNGQKLVVEVKSVVGASKIQDLKEALGQYDIYRYLLEEIAPERKLYVSISKVTYDTFFTQDVTQLILNKHQLPIIVVNIGREEIVQWIN; translated from the coding sequence ATGCCCAGACTAGATATTATCCACAACGCAGTAAAAAATGCACTGATTGAGGATAACTGGTTAATCACAGATAATCCTTACGTCATTCAATATCGAAGAACCGTGCTATGCGCCGATCTGGGTGCTGAGCGTCCGATTGCGGTTGAACGAAATGGACAGAAGTTAGTTGTGGAGGTAAAAAGCGTTGTTGGAGCATCCAAGATCCAAGATTTAAAAGAGGCTCTCGGTCAGTATGACATTTACCGCTATCTTCTAGAGGAGATAGCCCCAGAGCGAAAGTTGTACGTTTCTATCAGCAAAGTTACATACGACACCTTTTTTACGCAAGACGTGACTCAACTCATTCTCAATAAACATCAATTGCCAATCATTGTTGTCAACATAGGGAGAGAGGAAATCGTGCAATGGATAAATTAA